One Felis catus isolate Fca126 chromosome D1, F.catus_Fca126_mat1.0, whole genome shotgun sequence DNA segment encodes these proteins:
- the VPS51 gene encoding vacuolar protein sorting-associated protein 51 homolog isoform X2, with protein sequence MNFTNRTGLCSQHPDTIRKMKNDFRKMEDEMDRLATNMAVITDFSARISATLQDRHERITKLAGVHALLRKLQFLFELPSRLTKCVELGAYGQAVRYQGRARAVLQQYQHLPSFRAIQDDCQVITARLAQQLRQRFREGGSGAPEQAECVELLLALGEPAEELCEEFLAHARGRLEAELRSLEAELGPSPPAPDVLEFTDRGGSGFVGGLCQVASAYQELFAAQGPAGAEKLAAFARELGGRYFALVERRLAQEQGGGDNSLLVRALDRFHRRLRAPGALLAAAGLAEAATEIVERVARERLGHHLQGLRSAFLGCLTDVRQALAAPRLAGKDGPGLAELLANVASSILSHIKASLAAVHLFTAKEVSFSNKPYFRGEFCSQGVREGLIVGFIRSMCQTAQSFCDSPGEKGGATPPALLLLLSRLCLDYETATISYILTLTDEQFLVQDPSPVTPVSTLCAEARETARRLLTHYVKVQGLVISQMLRKSVETRDWLSTLEPRNVRAVMKRVVEDTTAIDVQVGLLYEEGVRKAQSSDSSKRTFSVYSSSRQQGRYAPSYTPSAPMDTNLLSNIQKLFSERIDVFSPVEFNKEFWVLIRDSCPHDRPCPNPAHTRGPGVLLPLTQQAFPLLVSVLTPISACLFFLRARVNGGGGREGERERIPRKLCTVSTEPYAGLELTNHEIMT encoded by the exons ATGAATTTCACAAACAGAACAGGTCTATGCAGTCAGCACCCAG ACACCATCCGGAAGATGAAGAACGACTTCCGGAAGATGGAGGACGAGATGGACCGGCTGGCCACCAACATGGCGGTGATCACCGACTTCAGTGCGCGCATCAGCGCCACCCTGCAGGACCGCCACGAGCGCATCACCAAGCTAGCAG GGGTCCACGCGCTGCTGCGGAAGCTGCAGTTCCTCTTCGAGCTGCCCTCGCGCCTCACCAAGTGCGTGGAGCTGGGCGCCTACGGGCAGGCGGTGCGCTACCAGGGCCGCGCGCGGGCCGTCCTGCAGCAGTACCAGCACCTGCCCTCGTTCCGCGCCATCCAGGATGACTGCCAGGTCATCACGGCTCGCCTGGCTCAGCAGCTGCGGCAGCGCTTCAG GGAGGGCGGCTCCGGCGCCCCCGAGCAGGCAGAGTGCGTGGAGCTGCTGCTGGCCCTGGGCGAGCCAGCGGAGGAGCTGTGTGAGGAGTTCCTGGCGCACGCCCGCGGGCGGCTGGAGGCCGAGCTGCGGAGcctggaggcagagctggggcctTCCCCTCCGGCTCCCGACGTCTTAGAGTTCACGGATCGCGGAGGAAGTGGCTTTGTGGGTGGCCTCTGCCAGGTGGCCTCGGCCTACCAGGAGCTCTTTGCGGCCCAGGGCCCGGCGGGTGCCGAGAAGCTGGCAGCCTTCGCCCGGGAGCTGGGTGGCCGCTACTTTGCGCTAGTGGAGCGGCGGCTGGCGCAGGAGCAGGGTGGCGGTGACAACTCCCTGCTGGTGCGGGCGCTGGACCGCTTCCATCGGCGCCTGCGGGCTCCTGGGGCCCTGCTGGCCGCTGCTGGGCTGGCCGAGGCGGCCACGGAGATCGTGGAGCGAGTGGCCCGCGAGCGCCTGGGCCACCACCTGCAGGGCCTGCGGTCGGCCTTCCTGGGTTGCCTGACCGATGTGCGGCAGGCTTTGGCTGCCCCTCGCCTGGCTGGAAAGGACGGCCCGGGCCTGGCCGAGTTGCTGGCCAACGTGGCCAGCTCCATCCTGAGCCACATCAAGGCCTCGCTGGCAGCTGTGCACCTCTTCACCGCCAAGGAGGTGTCTTTCTCCAACAAGCCCTACTTCCGG GGCGAGTTCTGCAGCCAGGGTGTTCGCGAGGGCCTCATCGTGGGCTTCATCCGCTCCATGTGCCAGACGGCTCAGAGCTTCTGTGACAgccctggggagaaggggggtgCCACGCCACCTGCTCTGCTCCTGCTGCTCTCCCGCCTCTGCTTGGACTATGAGACAGCCACCATCTCCTACATCCTCACCCTCACCGATGAACAGTTTCTCGTGCAG GACCCGTCTCCAGTGACCCCCGTGAGCACACTGTGCGCAGAGGCCAGGGAGACGGCGCGGCGGTTACTGACCCACTATGTGAAGGTGCAGGGCCTCGTCATATCACAGATGCTGCGTAAGAGTGTAGAGACACGGGACTGGCTGAGTACCCTGGAGCCCCGGAACGTGCGTGCTGTCATGAAGCGGGTGGTGGAGGACACGACGGCTATCGACGTGCAG GTGGGTCTTCTGTACGAAGAGGGTGTCCGCAAGGCCCAGAGCAGTGACTCCAGCAAAAGGACCTTCTCCGTGTACAGCAGCTCTCGACAGCAGGGCCGCTACGCCCCCAGCTACACGCCCAG TGCCCCGATGGACACCAATCTCTTGAGCAACATCCAGAAGCTGTTCTCTGAACGCATCGACGTGTTCAGCCCTGTGGAGTTCAACAAG GAGTTCTGGGTCCTCATCAGGGATTCCTGTCCACACGATAGGCCCTGCCCCAACCCAGCCCACACTCGGGGACCTGGTGTTCTTCTGCCTCTAACTCAGCAAGCCTTCCCGCTCCTGGTGTCAGTGCTGACTCCCATCTctgcttgccttttctttttgagagcgagagtgaatgggggagggggcagagagggggagagagagagaatcccaaggaaactctgcactgtcagcaccgagccctatgcggggcttgaactcacgaaccatgagatcatgacctga
- the TM7SF2 gene encoding delta(14)-sterol reductase TM7SF2 — translation MAYPQGSRAPLEFGGPLGAAALMVLLPATMFHLLLVARSGPARLLGPPPYLPGPDVLWSPRVLLLWLTWLGLQAALYLLPARKVAEGLELKDKSRLRYPINGFQALVLTALLVGLAVSAGLPLGALPEMLVPLAFAATLTAFIFSFLLYLKALGVPPSALAPGGTSGNPIYDFFLGRELNPRICSFDFKYFCELRPGLIGWVLINLALLMQEAELRGSPSLAMWLVNGFQLLYVGDALWHEEAVLTTMDITHDGFGFMLAFGDLAWVPFTYSLQAQFLLHHPQPLGLPMASAICLINALGYYIFRRANSQKNTFRKNPSDPRVAGLETIPTATGRQLLVSGWWGMVRHPNYLGDLIMALAWSLPCGVSHLLPYFYFLYFTALLVHREARDEQQCLQKYGLAWQEYCRRVPYRILPYVY, via the exons ATGGCCTATCCTCAGGGCTCCCGGGCTCCGCTGGAATTCGGGGGACCCCTGG GCGCCGCGGCGCTGATGGTGCTGCTCCCCGCCACCATGTTCCACCTGCTCCTGGTGGCCCGCTCGGGCCCGGCGCGCCTGCTGGGCCCACCCCCCTACCTGCCGGGTCCCGACGTGCTGTGGAGCCCGCGGGTGCTGCTGCTGTGGCTCACCTGGCTCGGCCTTCAGGCGGCTCTCTACCTACTGCCGGCGCGCAAG GTGGCCGAGGGGCTGGAATTGAAGGACAAGAGTCGCCTGCGCTACCCCATTAACG GCTTCCAGGCCCTGGTGCTGACGGCCCTGTTGGTGGGCTTGGCAGTGTCCGCGGGGCTGCCTCTGGGGGCGCTCCCGGAAATGCTCGTGCCCTTGGCGTTCGCGGCCACCCTCACCGCCTTCATCTTCAGCTTCCTTCTCTACCTGAAGGCTCTGGGAGTCCCTCCCTCCGCCCTGGCACCTGGGGGGACCTCAG GCAACCCCATCTACGACTTTTTCCTGGGACGGGAGCTCAACCCGCGCATCTGTTCCTTTGACTTCAAATATTTCTGCGAACTGCGGCCTGGCCTCATCGGCTGG GTCCTCATCAACCTGGCCCTGCTGATGCAGGAAGCGGAACTTCGGGGGAGTCCCTCACTGGCCATGTGGCTGGTCAACGGCTTCCAGCTACTCTATGTGGGTGATGCTCTCTGGCATGAG GAGGCTGTTCTCACCACCATGGACATCACACACGACGGGTTTGGCTTCATGCTGGCCTTTGGGGACCTAGCCTGGGTACCCTTCACTTACAGCCTGCAGGCCCAATTTTTGCTGCACCACCCGCAGCCCCTGGGGTTGCCCATGGCCTCCGCCATCTGTCTCATCAACG CTCTTGGTTACTACATCTTCCGAAGAGCCAATTCCCAGAAGAACACCTTCCGAAAGAATCCTTCTGACCCCAGAGTGGCTG GCCTTGAGACCATCCCCACGGCCACGGGGCGGCAGCTGCTGGTGTCCGGGTGGTGGGGTATGGTCCGCCACCCCAACTACCTCGGGGACCTCATCATGGCTCTGGCGTGGTCCTTGCCCTGCG gGGTGTCTCACCTGCTGCCCTACTTCTACTTCCTCTACTTCACGGCGCTCCTGGTGCACCGGGAGGCCCGGGATGAACAGCAGTGCCTACAGAAGTACGGCCTGGCCTGGCAGGAGTACTGCCGGCGCGTGCCTTACCGAATCCTGCCCTACGTCTACTGA
- the ZNHIT2 gene encoding zinc finger HIT domain-containing protein 2 — MEPAGPCGFCPAGEAQPARYTCPRCNVPYCSLRCYRAHGTCAEDFYRDQVLGELRGRSASPSRLASALRRLREQRETEDDPEDAGLRPGPAPGGLSGLWELLAPAEKAAFERLLSRGEAGRLLPPWRPWWWGRGAGPRLLEEVGDAAGGDPVGPKPTPARAPPEPVKEAAAEPFLGDAPEACAPTVPTRIPTLASLSRGPASPLVRFQLPNVLFAYAHALALYHGGGDDALLSDFCATLLGVSGALGAQQVFASAEEALQAAARVLEAGEHPPGPLGTRGAMREAARILMGEGPANQKGYTLAALGHLARTLGRARRQAVATEERDRLYRARKKCQFLLAWTNENEVALTPLALDCARAHRAHAVAAEEVAALTGELERLWGGPLPPAPRILIEELPG, encoded by the coding sequence GCGCACGGCACCTGCGCCGAAGACTTCTACCGGGACCAGGTGCTGGGGGAGCTCCGCGGCCGCAGCGCCTCGCCCAGCCGCCTGGCCAGCGCCCTGCGGCGGCTGCGTGAGCAACGCGAGACCGAGGACGACCCGGAGGACGCAGGCCTCAGGCCTGGCCCGGCGCCCGGCGGCCTCTCGGGGCTCTGGGAGCTCCTGGCCCCGGCCGAGAAGGCGGCCTTCGAGCGGCTGCTGAGCCGGGGCGAGGCCGGGCGGCTGCTGCCCCCATGGCGGCCGTGGTGGTGGGGACGCGGGGCCGGGCCGCggctcctggaggaggtgggcgATGCTGCGGGCGGTGACCCCGTGGGGCCGAAGCCCACCCCCGCGAGGGCGCCACCGGAACCCGTGAAGGAGGCCGCCGCCGAGCCATTTCTCGGAGACGCCCCCGAGGCCTGCGCGCCCACCGTGCCCACCCGGATCCCCACGCTGGCCAGCCTGAGCCGTGGCCCGGCCTCGCCGCTCGTGCGCTTCCAGCTGCCCAACGTGCTGTTCGCCTACGCACACGCTCTTGCCTTGTATCACGGCGGCGGCGACGACGCCCTGCTCTCCGACTTCTGTGCCACGCTGCTCGGCGTTTCCGGCGCCCTGGGTGCGCAGCAGGTCTTCGCCTCGGCCGAGGAAgccctgcaggccgcagcccggGTGCTCGAAGCCGGCGAGCATCCTCCTGGGCCCCTGGGCACACGGGGCGCCATGCGCGAGGCCGCCCGCATCCTGATGGGCGAGGGCCCGGCCAACCAGAAAGGCTACACGCTGGcggcactggggcacctggcgcGGACCCTGGGCCGGGCCCGGAGGCAAGCTGTGGCTACCGAAGAGCGAGATCGCCTCTATCGGGCGCGGAAGAAGTGCCAGTTCCTGCTGGCTTGGACCAATGAAAATGAGGTGGCCCTCACGCCCCTGGCTCTAGACTGTGCCAGGGCCCACCGAGCCCACGCTGTGGCCGCCGAGGAGGTGGCAGCCCTCACTGGGGAGTTGGAGCGGCTTTGGGGAGGCCCCCTGCCACCTGCTCCAAGAATTCTCATTGAGGAACTCCCTGGCTGA